The Phycisphaerae bacterium region TGCGCAGACGCTGCTTAAACAGATTGAATCGCCTGAAGATTATTCGCCTGAATGTATAAAACTATCGCAGGATTTGATAATACGGGCTTCCACGGCTCCGCCTTTAAAAAAATAGAAGAAGTTTCGGCCCTTATGGAGGCGTGAAATGGATAAGATAATGAATGAACGAATTGAGGTGCAAAAGGACGTGAAAGAAATAACAGGTGGAAAAAGTAAAATTCAAGAAACATTTATAGGAGGCGTTAAGATGAAAAAGAAATTGCTAATGGTTATTTTGTTTTGTTTCGGTGTTGCCGGCATAGCCTCGGCGGAAGAGGTAATCAATATAGACCTCAACGGCTATGGTGATGATACTCCTTATAGTGGAACGGCAGTCTATGATGATGGCATTAACCAATGGAATGTGTATTATGGCAACTGGGGCCTGCCGATGGGTTCTCCTCGCAGCGCAAATCTTGCGAAATCGAATGAACCATGTCAGCCTGGAACTTATGCGGCAGCGGTATGGATAGGCGACCCGGGCGTGGACCATAATTATATTTCTGGCAGTGCATTGATGGATGACGGATTCATTAATAATCCGGCGATTGCAGGCGATCCTAACATTAGATTATGGGGAACTGGCGGTTATGGCGGAACATTTGATATTTATGTTTATGGCAGCGAAGCAGGAAGTTTTACGCTGACAAGAGGCAGTGTTACGATAGGATCAAACAGTGTAACAGGTGGAGTTGCGGCCGGTGAGTTTGTTGAAGGCGGTAACTACGTAGTTTTCACTGGGGTAAATATAGCCAACGACCCTAATTATGTTCTTGTAAAATATTCGAATGTGATTAACGGTATTCAGCTTATTAAACAAAAAACGCCTGTGGCAGTGCAGGACGGAACTCAAATAAGCGTAATAGATTACGATGTTGCGTTTGACACGAATCGCAGAAGCGGAGAACAGACGTATTTTGGCCCTGATACATTTTTTGATGCGGGCTATACTGATTTATTTTTCCTAAGTTATCTGGATGCAGGCGAATATCTGGAATATGACGTAACGATGGATGATGTAAATGAGGGTGAATATAATATTTACGCCCTTGTAGATACTCGCAATGTTATGGCAACGTATATGAATATATATTTCAATGACATGTTTTTAGGAGCTGTTGAAGCTGCGTACACGGGCGACCCGTTTATTTCAAGTACTAATCCGGTAACTGTAAATATTTTCAACAGTACTGAAATTCAAACTTTAAAATGTGAAATCACTGGAATTTCTGCTCACAACATTGCGGGGTTTCAATTTGAATATGTTGGTCCAATTAATATGCCGGATTGCAATGAAGTTTACAGATACGGTTTTGAATATGCCGGTGATTTTAACAAGGATTGCAAGGTAGATTATAAAGATTTGGATATATTATCCCAACAGTGGCTCAGCTGTATAGATCCTAATGAAAATAATTGTCCGTGAGTGGTTAAAATAAGGATTAATAGCAAAATGAAAGAATTAATGAAGATATAAGGAGAAGGTGCAATGAACATAATTAAAAAACTAACAATAGTGTTGATGCTTTCGTGTGTCGCACAGTTTGCTGCGGCGGCGGATAGCGTTTTAAAAACAATGTATATCGATGGCGTACAGGTTGCTCAGGCGATGGTCGACGGAAATGGCTTGACCTGGCCCAGTGACTATATAACAATAGGGGCTGAAGGAAATCGAGGCTATATGTATAATGAGTATCTAGGCAAAATAGATGATTTTGCGATTTACTCAGGAGTTTTGTCAGAGACTCGTGTAGCAGCACATTATAGTGCACGAACCAACTATACAACCTATTCTTCCGCGGTAACGGCAGATGGCGCAAAACTTTGGCTGAAATTCGACGACAGCAGTAAAGCGAATAACGCTACGGCCGTAAACTCTGGTACGGTAACTTCAAAGAACGGAACTTACATAGTAACTGGCGATGGTACTCTTGCCACTACTGCAGGTTTTGTTGCCGGCAGTAATGCAGTTGAATTCGTTGGCCCGGTTTCACCAGATGGTCCCGGAAGCTGTATAGATGTATTTGACGATGCAGGAGATTTCGGTTCTTTGCTTGAAGGTGATGTATCAGTTGAATTGTGGGTAAATTATACAAGTAGTGCTGATTATCCAAGATTTTTCCAGCACAATGGCAACTGGGAAGCATTGGGCGGTTATGGTGTTTCGGTTAATGATTCGAATCAGTTGATAATGCTCGGCGGCGGTGTTACAAATTATGCATCATTTCCGGCAGACATTAATAATGGAAGCTGGCATCACGTTGTTGTTACATATGACTCAACCTACGAAGAGGTAATTATTGAGACAGGCGCGTATGCTGAAGAAATAATCTTAGATAACCCTGCTTATTGGCTGAGATTTGAAAGTGAAACACCTATAGATTCAGCAGTTAACGGCGCAAATCATTGGGTAGGTTACGGTTCAGCGGCAAGTATCGTAAGCAAAGTTGGCGGTGTTGGAAATTCTGTTCTTTTGAATGGAACAAACGGCGCTGGAGTATACGGAGTAGCACTTGCAAAAGGTCCAAACGCGCCTCCGTTGGTTAACGGCTCATATGCAGTATATGGCGACCAGTATGCTTTGGTTCCGGGCGATATAACAATCGAAATGTGGTATAAGACTCTCCCGGTAGGCCAGCCCCAGCCATCTGATTATGGTCTGTTTTTTCAACAGCATGGTTCATATACGCACGAACCATGTGCACCGGCTGTAAGCAATGCTACAGGCCAGATACGTGTTTTCGGCGGAAGCGGTGCCGGATATACCGGTGTAAACCCAAGGTTTGATAGGCAGTGGCATCATTTGGTCGTTACCTATGATGCAAATTATTTGGGCGATCCGGACGCGATGTTTGTGAAAGTATATATGGATGGCGAGTGGAAAGATGATACCAATTTCACGGCTGCAAGGTCTATCCTCGGCCCTGAATTGTCCCATATGCTGATTGGTGCACAAAATGACATGGGAAACACTTACAATTTAATTCCAGCATATTATGACGAGATTGCGATCTATGATGGACTTTTAAGTGCAGACCGTATTGCGGCGCACTACGCGGCATGGCAGCCTCAAACCTGTGAAGATCTCGTGGAAAGAGGCTATGCAAGTCCGATGGATTTCAATGAGGATTGCAAGGTGAACTTCGCAGATTTCGCAGAATTTGCCGTGAACTGGATGAAGTGTAATGACCCGGAGTTGAGTTGTCCTCCTAATTGGTAATTGAAAATTTTAACGGCGGTTCAGCTCGCAACTGAACCGTCGTATTGCGGGATTGTTTAACCCGTTGTTCTTGAGCGTAAAAGTAAATTTTATAGATTTTTTTGTAATTCTCGGGAGTAAAACCATGAGAAAATTAAAAGGGTTTACGTTAGTTGAATTATTGGTTGTGATTTCCATAATTGCGCTTTTACTGGCGGTATTACTGCCCAGTTTGCAAAAAGCCAGAGAAACTGCTAAGCGAATAATATGTTCCAATACTCTAAAGACTTTTGGAATGGCAAATGTGGCGTATTCGGTTAGTTGCAATGGAGCTTATGTTCCTGTTAGATCTATGATAAGTGCTACTACGGAACGTGATTGGCTTGGAAATCCAACTTTTAGAAAATTACTGGAAGTTGATAAATATTTGAAAAGAGACGACCTTGACTGGAATGGCGCCACTTTAGCTTTTGACATGCCGCCAGCTTATACGTGTCCATCCGATAAAATAGCTAATGATAAAAAGAACCGCTATATGGACCAACAGTCCGGAGCCGGAAAAGTTTTAGTTAGTTATGGTTACAACTTTACAGAATGGGCAAAGACAGATTGGTCTACATGGAATGGGAAACCTGCCGATGCAGGGCACAAGGCGACTAATATAAAGCAGCCGGGATCAAAGCTCGCATTTGCAGATTCGATTGACTGGTGGGTTTGCTGGAATGGATCAGATTACGCCGGAATAGACAGCGCTCTTCATGATCCCCAAAAATGCTGGGATAAGATGGGACAGCAAACGATAAAAGTATATAAAGATGCCGGGCTTCATGGTCCTGTAATTTATCGGCATATGGAAGGCGCAAATATTGCATTTTTCGACGGTCATGTAAAGTAT contains the following coding sequences:
- a CDS encoding prepilin-type N-terminal cleavage/methylation domain-containing protein, with the protein product MRKLKGFTLVELLVVISIIALLLAVLLPSLQKARETAKRIICSNTLKTFGMANVAYSVSCNGAYVPVRSMISATTERDWLGNPTFRKLLEVDKYLKRDDLDWNGATLAFDMPPAYTCPSDKIANDKKNRYMDQQSGAGKVLVSYGYNFTEWAKTDWSTWNGKPADAGHKATNIKQPGSKLAFADSIDWWVCWNGSDYAGIDSALHDPQKCWDKMGQQTIKVYKDAGLHGPVIYRHMEGANIAFFDGHVKYMKKQEVYIKADRELVTLDSGKRTRKGLGMWVSDPAMYIKNDAP
- a CDS encoding LamG-like jellyroll fold domain-containing protein encodes the protein MNIIKKLTIVLMLSCVAQFAAAADSVLKTMYIDGVQVAQAMVDGNGLTWPSDYITIGAEGNRGYMYNEYLGKIDDFAIYSGVLSETRVAAHYSARTNYTTYSSAVTADGAKLWLKFDDSSKANNATAVNSGTVTSKNGTYIVTGDGTLATTAGFVAGSNAVEFVGPVSPDGPGSCIDVFDDAGDFGSLLEGDVSVELWVNYTSSADYPRFFQHNGNWEALGGYGVSVNDSNQLIMLGGGVTNYASFPADINNGSWHHVVVTYDSTYEEVIIETGAYAEEIILDNPAYWLRFESETPIDSAVNGANHWVGYGSAASIVSKVGGVGNSVLLNGTNGAGVYGVALAKGPNAPPLVNGSYAVYGDQYALVPGDITIEMWYKTLPVGQPQPSDYGLFFQQHGSYTHEPCAPAVSNATGQIRVFGGSGAGYTGVNPRFDRQWHHLVVTYDANYLGDPDAMFVKVYMDGEWKDDTNFTAARSILGPELSHMLIGAQNDMGNTYNLIPAYYDEIAIYDGLLSADRIAAHYAAWQPQTCEDLVERGYASPMDFNEDCKVNFADFAEFAVNWMKCNDPELSCPPNW